The following proteins come from a genomic window of Natrinema saccharevitans:
- a CDS encoding dodecin has translation MVFKKITLIGTSTESFDAAADDAIDRAESTLQNVHWIEVDELGVEVASADDREYQAEVTVAFELEE, from the coding sequence ATGGTCTTCAAAAAGATCACGCTGATCGGTACCAGTACCGAGAGTTTCGACGCCGCCGCGGACGACGCTATCGACCGCGCGGAGTCGACGTTGCAGAACGTCCACTGGATCGAGGTTGACGAACTCGGCGTCGAAGTCGCCAGCGCCGACGATCGGGAGTATCAAGCCGAAGTCACCGTCGCCTTCGAACTCGAGGAGTAA
- a CDS encoding metal-dependent hydrolase: MFVGHALLAFAVAALVADWRGWAPRRALLVGAIAGAFAAIPDIDVAYALVGLLEWQAGDGALGASTAFWDASRGVHRSVTHSLVVGAVAAPAFGLLAVRGYSPRVRLVRAVGIAVLVALVAIAHVWGGPIAALVTGLFAASGALVARTIASHTRVASTAVGIAALWGLWSHPWGDLVTGSPPDWFFPFDAAVLESRLVLHPDPTLHLLGAFAIELATIWLAAVVLCRLTDRSVVATVNRRAAVGVAYGVAALAVTPPTLEVSYHFVFSILGVGLLCGVVRETPTPTAFASVRGLPAFETLLEAGVTALAAVTVALAAYLTVYLLAIVP; this comes from the coding sequence GTGTTCGTCGGTCACGCGCTCCTCGCGTTCGCCGTCGCAGCGCTCGTCGCCGACTGGCGAGGCTGGGCCCCCCGACGAGCGCTCCTCGTCGGTGCCATCGCCGGCGCGTTCGCCGCGATCCCCGACATCGACGTCGCGTACGCGCTCGTGGGCCTGCTCGAGTGGCAGGCCGGCGACGGCGCGCTCGGCGCGTCGACGGCGTTCTGGGACGCCAGCCGGGGCGTCCACCGCTCGGTCACTCACTCGCTGGTCGTCGGCGCGGTCGCCGCACCCGCTTTCGGCCTGCTCGCCGTCCGGGGTTACTCCCCTCGCGTGCGACTCGTTCGGGCTGTCGGGATCGCCGTCCTCGTGGCACTCGTCGCCATCGCGCACGTCTGGGGCGGCCCCATCGCCGCGCTCGTCACGGGACTGTTCGCCGCCAGCGGCGCGCTCGTCGCCCGGACGATTGCCAGTCACACGCGGGTGGCGTCGACGGCGGTCGGTATCGCCGCGCTCTGGGGGCTCTGGTCCCATCCGTGGGGCGATCTCGTAACCGGATCGCCTCCCGACTGGTTTTTTCCCTTCGACGCCGCCGTCCTCGAGTCGCGACTCGTTCTCCACCCCGACCCGACGCTGCACCTGCTGGGCGCGTTCGCGATCGAACTCGCGACGATCTGGCTCGCTGCCGTCGTCCTCTGTCGACTCACCGATCGCTCGGTGGTCGCCACCGTCAACCGCCGGGCCGCCGTGGGCGTCGCCTACGGCGTCGCCGCGCTCGCGGTGACGCCGCCAACGCTCGAGGTGTCTTACCACTTCGTCTTCTCGATTCTCGGTGTCGGCCTCCTCTGTGGCGTCGTCAGGGAAACGCCGACTCCCACTGCGTTCGCGAGCGTTCGGGGCCTGCCCGCGTTCGAGACGCTGCTCGAGGCCGGCGTGACCGCGCTGGCGGCCGTCACCGTCGCGCTCGCCGCCTACCTGACGGTCTATCTGCTCGCTATCGTGCCATAG
- a CDS encoding pyridoxal-phosphate-dependent aminotransferase family protein: protein MAQTPSNEADRAPSVGELTPPDRTLMGPGPSDVNPRVLRAMSTPLVGHLDPSFVEIMDEVQELLRYTFRTDNQWTIPVSGTGSAAMEAAIGNVVESGDTMLVPTNGYFGGRMASMAERAGGEVVEVSAPWGEPLEPADVADALAEHDPDVFGFVHAETSTGVLQPDVPELTGAAHDHDALVIADTVTSLGGVELRVDEWDVDVAYSGPQKCLSCPPGASPLTLSDEAMKKVLTREDDPRSWYLDLSLLEGYWGEERAYHHTAPITNVYAIREALRLVAEEGIEQRWARHERLAGALKAGVEAMGLEMNAPDEYWLPSLNAVRVPDGVDDAAVCDALLEQYDLEIAGGLGDLAGEIFRIGCMGYSARPENVIYVVTALGDVLESMGADVDPGAGVTATRNALEE from the coding sequence ATGGCTCAGACACCGTCGAACGAGGCGGATCGCGCGCCATCCGTCGGCGAACTCACACCCCCGGATCGGACGCTGATGGGACCCGGCCCGAGCGACGTGAACCCGCGGGTCCTCCGGGCGATGAGTACGCCGCTGGTCGGCCATCTCGACCCCTCTTTCGTCGAGATTATGGACGAGGTGCAGGAGCTGTTGCGCTACACCTTCCGGACGGACAACCAGTGGACGATCCCGGTCTCTGGGACCGGCTCCGCGGCGATGGAGGCCGCGATCGGCAACGTCGTCGAGTCCGGCGACACCATGCTCGTGCCGACCAACGGCTACTTCGGCGGTCGGATGGCCTCGATGGCCGAGCGCGCGGGCGGCGAGGTCGTCGAGGTATCGGCACCGTGGGGCGAACCGCTCGAGCCCGCCGACGTCGCGGACGCGCTGGCCGAACACGATCCCGACGTCTTCGGGTTCGTCCACGCGGAGACGAGTACGGGCGTCCTCCAGCCCGACGTGCCGGAACTGACCGGCGCGGCCCACGACCACGACGCTCTGGTCATCGCCGACACCGTCACCTCGCTGGGTGGCGTCGAGTTGCGCGTCGACGAGTGGGACGTCGACGTGGCGTACTCGGGCCCCCAGAAGTGTCTCTCCTGTCCGCCGGGCGCGAGTCCCCTCACGCTGTCGGACGAGGCCATGAAAAAAGTTCTCACACGCGAGGACGACCCCCGCTCGTGGTACCTCGATCTCTCCTTGCTCGAGGGCTACTGGGGCGAGGAACGCGCGTATCACCACACTGCGCCGATAACGAACGTCTACGCGATCCGGGAGGCCCTGCGGCTGGTCGCCGAGGAAGGCATCGAACAGCGCTGGGCCCGCCACGAGCGCCTCGCCGGCGCGCTGAAAGCCGGCGTCGAAGCGATGGGCCTCGAGATGAACGCCCCCGACGAGTACTGGCTGCCGAGCCTCAACGCCGTCCGCGTCCCCGACGGCGTCGACGACGCCGCGGTCTGTGACGCCCTGCTCGAGCAGTACGACCTCGAGATCGCCGGCGGACTGGGCGATCTCGCCGGCGAGATCTTCCGGATCGGCTGCATGGGCTACTCCGCCCGGCCGGAGAACGTAATCTACGTCGTGACGGCGCTTGGCGACGTCCTCGAGTCGATGGGTGCGGACGTCGATCCGGGCGCAGGCGTCACTGCGACGCGCAACGCGCTCGAAGAATAG
- a CDS encoding DUF7116 family protein yields MQLVEQARSIFAELGYTVEGNGPEFRAERAWKVVHVNAVLEADELPTSSSGQFHCFVAEPDDADDLEARLERTNPAYEWAIIVVDGEDYQVERAPPGPRVTA; encoded by the coding sequence ATGCAGCTCGTCGAGCAGGCCAGGTCGATCTTCGCAGAGCTGGGTTACACCGTCGAAGGCAACGGCCCCGAATTCCGCGCCGAGCGAGCGTGGAAAGTCGTTCACGTCAACGCCGTCCTCGAGGCGGACGAACTTCCGACGTCGTCGTCGGGACAGTTCCACTGTTTCGTCGCCGAACCGGACGACGCCGACGACCTCGAGGCGCGACTCGAACGGACGAATCCGGCCTACGAGTGGGCCATCATCGTCGTCGACGGGGAGGACTATCAGGTCGAACGAGCGCCGCCAGGACCGCGAGTAACAGCGTAG
- a CDS encoding DUF5816 domain-containing protein, whose translation MQSWSTDDGDTVYVSETDGVKGSKGPFLAAYESPDFERRYGWFCTNCESLDNAMDAMGRIKCNQCGNFRKPTEWDAAHE comes from the coding sequence ATGCAATCCTGGTCGACCGACGACGGCGACACCGTCTACGTGTCCGAGACGGACGGCGTCAAGGGATCGAAGGGGCCGTTTCTCGCCGCTTACGAATCCCCCGATTTCGAGCGCCGCTACGGCTGGTTCTGTACGAACTGCGAGAGTCTCGACAACGCGATGGACGCGATGGGCCGTATCAAGTGTAATCAGTGCGGGAACTTCCGGAAGCCGACCGAGTGGGACGCCGCTCACGAGTAG
- a CDS encoding universal stress protein has protein sequence MSLVVVPVRYPLSKHSRRTLERAIEVARDRDAALTILHVNLYQNGRKVSRIDLKNAVESAFGRLENARYVVRTGFLVEESILDEVGAEEADVVVVGTKQASRFRRLFQRFTDNPDIDRYLRTHLDCEVITVENARA, from the coding sequence ATGTCGTTGGTCGTGGTCCCCGTTCGGTATCCGCTGTCGAAACACTCGCGGCGAACGCTCGAGCGGGCGATCGAGGTCGCGCGCGACCGGGACGCGGCGCTGACGATCCTACACGTCAATCTCTATCAGAACGGGAGGAAAGTGAGCCGGATCGACCTGAAAAACGCCGTTGAGAGCGCGTTCGGGCGACTCGAGAACGCCCGGTACGTCGTCCGGACCGGGTTCCTCGTCGAGGAAAGCATTCTCGACGAGGTCGGCGCGGAGGAGGCCGACGTCGTCGTCGTCGGAACCAAACAGGCCAGCCGATTCCGGCGACTCTTCCAGCGCTTTACGGACAACCCGGACATCGACCGCTATCTACGGACACACCTCGACTGCGAGGTCATTACGGTCGAGAACGCGCGGGCCTGA
- a CDS encoding universal stress protein: protein MYDDILVPTDGSDTIPETLAHALPIAADNDATVHGLYVVDSRVIAAADDETSPDLERSLEAEGKEAVAAVEERATDEGLETVGEIRQGTPSKTILEYAEEQGIDLIVIGTRGKSPREKVTSLGSVSERVVDNASIPVFVVRDAGDA from the coding sequence ATGTATGACGACATTCTCGTTCCCACCGACGGGAGCGACACGATTCCCGAGACGCTCGCACACGCACTGCCGATCGCTGCCGACAACGACGCGACGGTTCACGGCCTCTACGTCGTCGACAGTCGCGTCATCGCGGCCGCCGACGACGAGACCAGTCCCGACCTCGAGCGCTCGCTCGAGGCGGAGGGAAAAGAGGCCGTCGCCGCCGTCGAGGAGCGCGCGACGGACGAGGGCCTCGAAACTGTCGGCGAGATCCGACAGGGGACCCCGTCGAAGACGATCCTCGAGTACGCCGAGGAGCAGGGGATCGACCTGATCGTCATCGGAACGCGGGGCAAGAGCCCCCGCGAGAAGGTGACGTCGCTGGGTAGCGTCTCCGAGCGGGTCGTCGACAATGCCTCGATCCCGGTGTTCGTCGTCCGGGACGCGGGCGACGCGTAA
- a CDS encoding mechanosensitive ion channel family protein — MRAVLQGNESTTAGNSTTAAEEIRTFLPETVPLRAVEIGLALLVLVVGWYLSKLAVRIAGRTVARRIERPSVTRTVLRGVRLAVLLWAAGIAAGIIGVGNTEILLSVTVISAVIAIVLAPIAGSMINGFYVLADRPYEIGDMIEVTDAGHRGFVEDITIRYTKIFTLQNTFIVIPNAEIHARDVVNYSAEDERTRVSIGFDITYESDLEAARKAAERAARNVDDVIAGGPDIRIGSARYAAAPSCYIDEYGDHGIALELFFWMEHPYKQTVVRSAVQDAIGERFADVDVEFAYPHRHHVFDDTSGIARVGVIDGDTERQTPDSLTEAGDGPADPADR, encoded by the coding sequence ATGCGCGCGGTCCTGCAGGGAAACGAGAGTACGACGGCCGGAAACAGCACCACGGCGGCCGAGGAAATTCGGACATTTCTCCCCGAGACAGTTCCGCTGCGAGCGGTCGAGATCGGCCTCGCACTCCTCGTCCTCGTCGTCGGCTGGTACCTCTCGAAGCTCGCCGTTCGGATCGCCGGGCGGACGGTCGCCCGACGCATCGAACGGCCCAGCGTCACTCGGACGGTGCTTCGCGGCGTCAGGCTCGCCGTCTTGCTCTGGGCGGCCGGCATCGCCGCCGGCATCATCGGCGTCGGCAACACCGAGATCCTCCTGTCGGTGACCGTCATCTCGGCCGTGATAGCGATCGTCCTCGCGCCGATCGCGGGCAGCATGATCAACGGCTTCTACGTGTTAGCCGACCGGCCCTACGAGATCGGCGACATGATCGAGGTGACCGACGCCGGCCACCGCGGCTTCGTCGAGGACATCACGATCCGCTACACGAAGATTTTCACCCTGCAGAACACCTTCATCGTCATCCCAAACGCCGAGATCCACGCCCGCGACGTCGTCAACTACTCCGCCGAGGACGAGCGGACACGGGTCTCCATCGGCTTCGATATTACCTACGAGAGCGACCTCGAGGCTGCCCGGAAAGCCGCCGAACGGGCCGCTCGAAACGTCGACGACGTCATCGCCGGGGGCCCCGACATCCGGATCGGTAGCGCTCGCTACGCCGCAGCGCCGTCATGTTATATCGACGAGTACGGCGACCACGGCATCGCCCTCGAGCTGTTCTTCTGGATGGAACACCCCTACAAGCAGACCGTCGTCCGATCGGCGGTGCAAGACGCCATCGGCGAACGGTTCGCGGACGTAGACGTCGAGTTCGCCTACCCGCACCGCCATCACGTCTTCGACGACACCAGCGGCATCGCGCGCGTCGGGGTTATCGACGGCGATACCGAGCGACAGACGCCGGATTCCCTGACCGAGGCAGGCGACGGCCCCGCGGACCCGGCCGATCGGTGA
- the trmB gene encoding HTH-type sugar sensing transcriptional regulator TrmB, which produces MAPDELRSTVERVGDRFNLGEYEIDAYLTVLEQGQLTASEIADRTEIPQPRVYDTVRSLSDRGLVELRESRPMKVVAIDPGEAFDDVQTSLERMVDELEARYTAPARDTEAVSLVKSRSTILRYLEEVIDAAEFELALSLTPDLLTRFDEDLRAAVDAGVSVDLIVTPASEAPDPAEFAYDEVASTARARRGITTPVLAVADGNYSVYATQDALRDDQDRYGVIFNRSALGFLVSGFFGTVLWTTAEETLGEDDSARSYPRKYASIRRCVKDLLDEGGEFYATIEGRDVDVGGQRVVRGRILDISFEISEEVASLTIETADGEELSIGGRVAALEDIEAHEIHIGRDEPPTLDD; this is translated from the coding sequence ATGGCACCAGACGAGCTTCGCTCGACCGTCGAGCGCGTCGGGGACCGGTTCAACCTCGGCGAGTACGAGATCGACGCGTATCTCACCGTGTTAGAGCAGGGCCAGCTGACGGCCAGCGAGATCGCCGACCGGACGGAGATCCCCCAGCCTCGGGTCTACGACACCGTGCGCAGCCTCAGCGACCGCGGGCTCGTCGAACTGCGCGAGTCCCGCCCGATGAAAGTCGTCGCCATCGATCCCGGCGAGGCCTTCGACGATGTCCAGACCTCCCTCGAGCGAATGGTCGACGAACTCGAGGCGCGATACACCGCGCCGGCCCGAGACACCGAGGCCGTCTCCCTGGTCAAGTCCCGATCGACGATCCTGCGCTACCTCGAGGAGGTCATCGACGCCGCGGAGTTCGAACTCGCGCTGTCGTTGACGCCGGACCTGCTGACCCGGTTCGATGAGGACCTGCGCGCGGCCGTCGACGCCGGCGTCAGCGTCGACCTGATCGTGACGCCGGCCAGCGAAGCGCCCGACCCCGCCGAGTTCGCCTACGACGAGGTCGCTTCGACCGCCCGCGCCCGACGCGGGATCACGACGCCGGTACTCGCCGTCGCCGACGGCAACTACTCCGTGTACGCGACCCAGGACGCCCTGCGCGACGATCAGGACCGGTACGGCGTCATCTTCAACCGCTCGGCGCTTGGCTTTCTGGTCTCGGGCTTTTTCGGAACCGTCCTCTGGACGACCGCCGAAGAAACGCTCGGCGAGGACGACTCCGCGCGGTCTTACCCCCGCAAATACGCCTCGATCCGCCGGTGCGTAAAGGATCTCCTCGACGAGGGCGGAGAGTTCTACGCCACGATCGAGGGTCGGGACGTCGATGTCGGCGGCCAGCGGGTCGTCCGCGGTCGGATTCTCGATATCTCCTTCGAAATCAGCGAGGAAGTCGCGAGCCTCACGATCGAGACGGCCGACGGCGAGGAGCTCTCGATCGGCGGTCGCGTCGCCGCGCTCGAGGACATCGAGGCCCACGAGATCCACATCGGCCGTGACGAGCCGCCGACGCTCGACGACTGA
- a CDS encoding extracellular solute-binding protein, whose protein sequence is MGRDTTVGGDRFSAGRRSFLTGTAAAAAAGAVGVAGCLSRGPGPNTVVMTADSGVAGIIQSDGDGPSVQQALWDAGLDENISIEIQTVVSDSATRMQTAQSALEAGRAPPDIHMMDSGWTVPFILRNQTVNLTEELSSDVVERVNEDYLEAILETARDPQSGDLHALPLFPDLGFTLYRRDLLEDAGYDTGGWGTDPPRWEEFASAVRDAQDGSDLDYGFTTQAAAYEGLACCTFNEVMTSWGGAYFGGTGNLFTAGERPITVDDEPAVDAIRMMRSFIDGDGDYPAICPSSIVQWTEQESLNPFDSGDAVANRNWSFAIAQTGAAEVFGEDLGVMTRPYAVSESDAEYEGTGGTTAALGGWNLAVSPFSDRQEEALQILEAFATEEVMLAVFELGGYLPPNLELVDEADPDEVGPVARYADVVQSASENAIPRPATDLWPEQSALVYQAVNAAYRGAQSPEAAMDDLAEELEQSEAEVDADGN, encoded by the coding sequence ATGGGACGAGATACCACCGTCGGGGGCGACCGATTCAGCGCCGGACGGCGGTCGTTCCTGACCGGGACGGCGGCCGCGGCGGCGGCGGGAGCCGTGGGGGTCGCCGGTTGCCTCAGTCGGGGCCCGGGCCCGAACACCGTCGTGATGACCGCCGATTCGGGCGTCGCCGGGATCATCCAGAGTGACGGCGACGGGCCGTCGGTCCAGCAAGCGCTCTGGGACGCGGGGCTGGACGAAAACATCAGCATCGAGATCCAGACCGTCGTCAGCGACTCCGCGACCCGGATGCAGACCGCCCAGTCGGCCCTCGAGGCGGGTCGGGCCCCGCCGGACATCCACATGATGGACAGCGGCTGGACGGTCCCGTTTATCCTCCGGAACCAGACGGTCAACCTGACCGAGGAACTCTCGAGCGACGTCGTCGAACGCGTCAACGAGGACTACCTCGAGGCGATCCTCGAGACGGCGCGGGATCCCCAGTCCGGCGACCTCCACGCGCTGCCGCTGTTCCCGGATCTGGGCTTTACCCTGTACCGGCGTGACCTGCTCGAGGACGCCGGCTACGACACCGGCGGCTGGGGCACCGACCCGCCCCGCTGGGAGGAGTTCGCCTCGGCGGTCCGCGACGCGCAAGACGGGTCCGATCTCGACTACGGGTTCACCACGCAGGCGGCCGCCTACGAGGGACTGGCTTGCTGTACGTTCAACGAGGTGATGACCTCCTGGGGCGGGGCCTACTTCGGCGGAACCGGGAACCTGTTTACCGCCGGCGAGCGCCCGATCACCGTCGACGACGAACCGGCCGTCGACGCGATCCGGATGATGCGGTCGTTCATCGACGGCGACGGCGACTACCCGGCGATCTGTCCGTCGTCGATCGTCCAGTGGACCGAACAGGAGTCGCTTAACCCGTTCGACAGCGGCGACGCCGTCGCGAACCGCAACTGGTCGTTCGCGATCGCACAGACCGGCGCGGCGGAGGTTTTCGGCGAGGATCTGGGCGTGATGACCCGACCGTACGCAGTCTCCGAGTCCGACGCCGAGTACGAGGGTACCGGCGGCACCACGGCCGCGCTCGGCGGCTGGAACCTCGCCGTGAGCCCGTTCTCAGATCGGCAAGAGGAAGCGCTGCAGATCCTCGAGGCGTTCGCGACCGAGGAGGTCATGCTGGCGGTGTTCGAACTCGGAGGGTATCTCCCACCGAACCTCGAACTGGTGGACGAGGCCGATCCGGACGAGGTCGGACCGGTCGCGCGCTACGCCGACGTGGTCCAGTCGGCCAGCGAGAACGCAATCCCGCGGCCGGCGACCGACCTCTGGCCCGAGCAGTCGGCGCTGGTCTACCAGGCGGTCAACGCGGCCTATCGAGGCGCGCAATCACCCGAAGCGGCGATGGACGACCTCGCCGAGGAACTCGAGCAGAGCGAGGCGGAGGTAGATGCCGATGGCAACTGA
- a CDS encoding carbohydrate ABC transporter permease — translation MATDTDTDGIAGGEPGRQQDRERTGNAVVNWMEGLSEAAYAYLLLLPAFALLTLIAFYPMIRTFITSLRADQTRGLDPLGGFVGIENYVDILTGNARLARQFLDVGLTSSFPFVELGTPFFQQALFVTLAFAVISVVTETVIGFGQAYVLDQDFRGRRWVRVAIILPWAVPIVIQGMIFFLLFQPTVGFGSDLMQSLGIFSATPLANSRDAFIIILVADIWKSSAFMALLILAGLQSVDRSLYDVARVAGASPWQRFKLITLPLVMPALLVAMLFRTMDAMRVFGLIESTAGCTTVPSLTCLVVEAMFGGTRIYATAAAVAFATALVIGLIIGVYLLLFRDTDGGMY, via the coding sequence ATGGCAACTGACACCGATACGGACGGGATAGCCGGCGGCGAACCCGGGCGACAGCAGGACCGGGAGCGGACCGGCAACGCCGTCGTCAACTGGATGGAGGGGCTGAGCGAGGCGGCGTACGCCTACCTGCTGTTGTTGCCGGCGTTCGCGCTGTTGACCCTGATCGCGTTCTACCCGATGATCCGGACGTTCATCACGTCGCTGCGCGCCGATCAGACGCGGGGGCTGGACCCGCTCGGCGGGTTCGTCGGTATCGAGAACTACGTCGACATCCTCACGGGGAACGCGCGACTGGCTCGCCAGTTCCTCGACGTGGGGCTGACTTCGTCGTTTCCCTTCGTCGAACTCGGGACCCCGTTCTTCCAGCAGGCGCTTTTCGTCACGCTCGCGTTCGCGGTCATCAGCGTCGTCACGGAGACGGTGATCGGGTTCGGGCAGGCCTACGTCCTCGATCAGGACTTCCGGGGGCGACGGTGGGTCCGCGTGGCGATCATTCTCCCGTGGGCGGTGCCGATCGTCATCCAGGGGATGATCTTCTTCCTCCTCTTTCAGCCGACGGTCGGGTTCGGCTCCGATCTCATGCAGAGCCTGGGAATCTTCAGCGCGACGCCGCTTGCCAACAGCCGCGACGCCTTCATCATCATCCTCGTGGCCGACATCTGGAAGTCCTCGGCCTTTATGGCCCTGCTGATCCTCGCGGGGCTGCAAAGCGTCGACCGCAGCCTGTACGACGTCGCGCGCGTGGCCGGGGCCTCGCCATGGCAGCGGTTCAAACTGATCACGCTCCCGCTGGTGATGCCGGCCCTGCTCGTCGCGATGCTGTTCCGGACGATGGACGCGATGCGGGTGTTCGGGCTGATCGAGTCGACGGCCGGCTGTACGACGGTGCCGTCGCTGACCTGCCTCGTGGTCGAGGCGATGTTCGGCGGCACGCGCATCTACGCGACGGCCGCCGCCGTGGCATTCGCGACGGCGCTGGTCATCGGCCTGATCATCGGCGTCTATCTGCTGCTGTTCCGCGACACCGACGGAGGGATGTACTGA
- a CDS encoding carbohydrate ABC transporter permease, whose amino-acid sequence MTDSRDTTDPTDRPNTAEPSDTSGIDESGADPTRRCPDGGEPARGSDGDTSLLKDGRDAELDRGPFQQWVADSIENPDRVYRAMFYVAAVFFLVTTLFPFYWLLMVALTPEGQLENIVFTPNGFNPGAFVEVFRVIPFHVYMFNSFVIALASTAVVLVVASLAGYAFGRLEFPGRTPLMLLVLVISFFPPAAFFIPLNDLFNTSFVFLEPITGDGTLYNTPFALVTPLSAIFMPLAIFILTTFYGQIPDGLEDAARVEGTTRLGALFRVIIPLSAPGVATAGVLTFIAVYNEFFFSFLMTDGQPENWAPILDGILAYQGQYQVLYHLMAAASILGVIPVAILVVIAQEKIVSGLTAGALKE is encoded by the coding sequence ATGACCGACTCACGAGACACCACCGATCCGACCGACCGCCCGAACACCGCCGAACCGAGCGATACCAGCGGCATCGACGAGTCGGGAGCCGATCCGACGCGCCGCTGCCCCGACGGCGGCGAGCCCGCGCGCGGCTCCGACGGCGACACCTCGCTCCTCAAAGACGGCCGGGACGCGGAACTCGACCGGGGCCCGTTCCAGCAGTGGGTCGCCGACTCCATCGAGAACCCGGATCGGGTCTACCGGGCGATGTTCTACGTCGCCGCGGTCTTTTTCCTCGTCACGACGCTGTTTCCCTTCTACTGGCTGCTCATGGTCGCGCTGACGCCGGAGGGACAACTCGAGAACATCGTCTTCACGCCGAACGGCTTCAACCCCGGCGCGTTCGTCGAGGTGTTCCGGGTCATCCCCTTCCACGTCTACATGTTCAACAGCTTCGTGATCGCGCTGGCCTCGACGGCCGTCGTCCTCGTCGTCGCCAGCCTCGCCGGCTACGCGTTCGGCCGCCTCGAGTTCCCCGGCCGCACGCCGCTGATGCTGTTAGTGCTGGTGATCTCCTTTTTCCCGCCGGCGGCCTTCTTTATCCCGCTGAACGACCTGTTCAACACCTCCTTTGTCTTCCTCGAGCCGATCACCGGCGACGGCACTCTCTACAACACGCCCTTCGCCCTCGTGACGCCGCTGTCGGCGATCTTCATGCCGCTGGCGATCTTCATCCTCACGACCTTCTACGGGCAGATCCCCGACGGGCTGGAGGACGCGGCCCGCGTCGAGGGGACGACCCGGCTGGGCGCACTGTTCCGGGTCATCATTCCCCTCTCTGCCCCCGGCGTCGCGACCGCGGGCGTGTTGACCTTCATCGCCGTCTACAACGAGTTCTTCTTCTCGTTCCTGATGACCGACGGCCAGCCGGAGAACTGGGCCCCGATCCTCGACGGCATTCTGGCCTATCAGGGCCAGTACCAGGTGCTGTACCACCTCATGGCCGCCGCGAGCATCCTCGGGGTGATCCCCGTCGCGATCCTCGTGGTCATCGCGCAGGAAAAGATCGTGAGCGGGCTGACCGCGGGCGCACTCAAGGAGTAA